The Streptococcus marmotae genome contains the following window.
TCAAAATAGGAACGATCAGCTTTTTTCTCTCGGAAATCAACAGGAAGTTGTCCTTGGCGGATATGGTTGGCCAAGGTGACAATCGTTGAATCGTCTGACTGGCGAAATATTTTTTCGAGAGTAATGCTCGGAATAGCAGGAATTTTCAGCAAATCAGCCAAGACTTGACCGGGGCTGACAGAGGGTAATTGCTCAGCATCCCCCACAATTAAGACCTGAGTATTGGAAGAAATATGCTGAAAGAGCTGATTGGCGAGCCAGGTATCCACCATGGAAAATTCATCAATAATGATAAATTCAGCGTCTAGATACTCGTCGCGGTAGCTTTCTTCTTGCCCTTCTGTCAAGCCAAGATGCCGGTGAATGGTCGCACTCGGTAGGCCTGTTAACTCATTCATGCGCCTAGCTGCTCGACCGGTTGGTGCAGCTAGTAAAATTGGACAATCCCCTGTTATCTTGGTCAGATTGATACCATGTAGCATGGCGTAAATGGAAATAATGCCATTGATGACCGTTGTTTTTCCAGTCCCTGGTCCTCCTGTTAGGATAAAGAGGGGATTGTTGAGAGCTTGGTGAATGGCCTGTTTCTGAATGGTATCGTATTGAAAGCTAGACTGCTCCTCGACTTCTGCAATGGCTTGGTCAATCTTTTCTGCAGAAAAGGTCTGGACTTCTTGTTTTTCGAGTAAACGATTGAGTTGCTTGTGGATACCTTGTTCTGCAAAGAAGAGGGAATTATCGAAGATTTTGGTGTCAATCTGTTGGACCTTACCGTCTTGAATGAGTCCTGTCAATTCTTGAGCAACCAGAGCTGGGTCAAGTTCAATCTGGCGTGCTGTTTCAAGCACCTCTAGGGTGTGTTCCAGTAAATCGCGTGCTTCCACATAGGTGTCACCCGTCTCCATGGACTGATGAAGCAAACTAAAGAGCATAGCAGCTCGGAAGCGCTGGGGAGAATCGTTTGCAATTCCTAAGTTTTCGGCAATTCTATCGGCAATCGTGAAACCGAGTCCCTGAATATCTTCAACCAGTTGATAAGGATTTTCAGTAATAGCATCTAGTGTTTTTTCCTTGTAGTGGTCCTGGATTTGAAAGGCTAGTTTGTTAGGAATACCGTATTCAGCTAGTTTTGCGAGGGTCACTTCCGTTCCATAGTTGAAGTGTAATTTTTCCAGAAAGGCCTGACGGTGTTTGGCAGAAAGTCCCGTAATTTGCGTTAATTTCTCGGGCTCAGCAAGAATATGATCAATGGTATTTTCACCGTAGAGTTCGACAATTTTTTCAGCTGTTTTCCGACCGATCCCCTTGAATTGTTCGCTTGAAAAATATTTGATTAGCCCTGCAGCAGTTGGTTTGCTTCGTTCATAGCGGGTGATTTGGAGCTGCTGACCATACTTGGGGTGGGTGACGAGGTGACCATAAAACTGATAATCTTCCCCTTCAATGACATCAGCGATTGTACCTGTAACGATGATGTCATAATCTTCGTAGTCACTATCGGTGTCGTCGATTTCAAGCAGGAGAATCTTATAAAAATTGGAGGGATTTTCAAAAATAATCCGATCGATGGTTCCTGTAAAATAGAATTCGCTCATAGTATTTCCTTATGGTATCTGGGTAATGAAAATCCCAAGCTCAGACGTCAGATAAGAAAGAATGCAACGTTTAGCTTGGGAGTTCTAATTAGAATGATTTGATGCGTTTGATAGGCCAGATGCGGAAAACAATTTTCCCTTTAATATTCGTCCGCTTAAATGTGCCGACACTACGACTGTCTAAGGACACGAGACGGTCATCACCTAGCAGATAATACTGTCCGTCTGGTACCTGTGTCGTAAATGTTGGATTGAAGTGTTCATCTTGGGTGAAGGCTTGAGCGGCTTGCGCCCGCTCTTGGAATGATTTATTGTAGGAGTAAGTTGATTGCAATTTATCTTGGGCAAAGGCAGCCTTGTACTCATCAAGATACGGCTCAGGGACTTGTTCGCCATTGATATAGAGCGTGTCATTTTCATAGTGAATCGTATCACCTGGCAGGCCAATAATCCGCTTGACAATGAGCTTTTCCTTACCGCTATCGTCTGTTTCGCTGGCTACGACGATGTCAAATCGGTTGACATCTCCGACTTTGAGCAACACTAATTGTTCATTATCATAGAGTGTCGGATCCATTGAATGCCCCTCCACGCTAACAAGATTCCAGAGAAAGATCTTGGAAAGGATAATGAATATAGTAACAAGGGAGAACAGTCCCCATTCTTTCAAAAAACGTTTCATAGTTGATACCTCATTTACGATGTGATAAAAGCGCCTGTGCCTTTTGAGTATTGGCAAAGTGCAATTTGGCGGTTTGCTCAAGTCCAGCCATGCCAAATTGAGACAGAATATCTCGAGCAACGTGGTCTGATTGTTTTCCTGCACCCGATGGTAGCTTGCGCCCAACTGTTTGACCTAACTGAGCTAGATTTTCCAAAAACATGGCGCGTGCGATAATCGATGATACAGCGACAGCTAGGTATTTTCCTTCGGCTTTTTCTTCTAAGGTGACAGGATTTAGGAAATGATTGCTTTCCTGCGCCAGGTAGCGGTTGTAGTTTTTCTTGCTAGTAAAAGCATCGATAACAATTTCTTGTGGCTGCACCCCTTTTTGTAGGAGCAAGAAGATAGCCTGATTATGTAGCGCAACCTTGACAGAAACTGCATTGTAGCCCTTCTCGATGACTTCATTGTATTTCTTTGGAGTCAATAGCAGAGCTTGGTGCGTGATCTTTTCCTTTAATACCGGTGCGATTTGGCAGATTTTCTGGTCTGTTAGCCGTTTGGAATCATCCACACCGAGCGACTTGAGAAAAGCATGGTCACTTGTTGTCACAAAGCTTGCGACAACAGCCAGTCCTCCGAAATAAGAGCCGTTTCCTACCTCATCTGTCCCAATCATTGGAACCTGTTGGGATTGTGTTTGCGGACGAGGTGGCTCTTTTTCTTGATAGCCCCAGTTCTGCGCCAAAGAGCCAGCCTTTTCCCCTTGAAACATCAGTTTACCTGATTGGTATAGGGTGATACTGACACCATCTACCTTGAAAAAGGCTTCGACATAAGGATTATTATTGGGCAGTTGGTAGTTGGCATACTGCGCTTGTAGCTGTTGCTTTTGGTAGTTATCTATTGTTATCACAAGATTGTTCATCATCTTATTGTACCATAAAAGGGCAAAACTGTGGAAGGAAAGATTAGGAAAGTTAAAAAACAAGAGAGCTAGGCAGAACCTCCGTTCCTACTTGGAGGTAGCAGTTCATCACGGCTTTTCATAAATTGCTATTCGTTAAAAAATAAGAAACTGAGCATAGGTGTCTCAGTTTCTCAAGGAGATTTTATGAAAAAGAAAATTTTTAGGATAGATAAAGTATAACTTGAGAACCTTATATTTTTCTTAACTAGGTAGTTTAATAGGGAGGTTTTGTGTCTTAAAAGATTGTTGAGACAGAAGAGAAAGTATTTCCTAGCGCTGACAAACCTTGTTTTACTAATTGAGGTAGTGGCAGTATGATTTGATTGGATAATATCATTTATTTACGGTATAATATGAGTCGAGGTAATTTTATGGCAAACTTAAATCGATACAAATTTACATTTGGAGAAAAACAGTTAACGCTCACGACAGAGCATGATAATCTCTTTATGGAAGAGATTGAACGCATTGCACAGGAAAAATACCAGGCAATCAAGGAAAAAATGCCGACAGCAGATTCTGAAACTCTGGCCTTGTTGCTGGCTATCAATGCCTTGTCTGTTCAACTAAAGCGAGAGTTGGAGCATGAAAAGGTAGAAGCAGAATTGGCTAGTGTAAAAGAAAAAGTGCTCAAGAAAAATGTAACTCTCTTAGACTTAGATGAGCTTGAGGATCCATCATGATAACATTGCTCTTGTTTGTTATTTTAGCTTGGAGTTTTTATATTGGCTATAGTCGTGGGCTAGTGTTGCAGAGTTATTATACTTTTGCCAGTATCCTTTCCCTTATTATTGCGGCGAGTCAGTACAAAAAATTAGTTAGTCTGTTGTATTTATGGGTACCGTTTGCAACGGCAGGTCAGGGCGCTAGTACCTATTATTTTGACAGCAAGTATTTATTTAGTCTCGATAAGATTTTTTATGCTGGTTTAGCCTTTTTCCTTATCTATGCTGTAGTCTATCTTTTTATGCGGATACTGGGACTGTTGGTGCACTTGCTTCGTTTTGTCGATCCTGATACGACGGTGACCAATGTAATCAGCGGTGTTTTAGCGATGGTTGTGACCGTTATTTCGTTGCAGCTGCTGTTGACCATTGCTGGCACTATTCCCCTAGCAGTGGTACAAGATGCATTGCATAAAAGTTGGTTGGCCAATGCAATTATTCAGCACACACCGATTATGACTGGCTTGTTAAGAAAATTATGGCTTGCTGGTCTAGGTTAATCAGGCAATGTTATTAAGAAAAGGGGTTGAGCACGTGTTGCCCAGTCCCTCTGTTTTTACTTGAAAGAAACCCATCCTTAAAGTTACCAGTACAAACAAGCGACGAAGGTGTCGCATGAAAGAGGATGGAGCTTGGAGAAAGAAAATGAACCAGAAAATTATGGAAACCTTGGAGTTTCACAAGGTCAAGGCCTTGTTGGAACCCTTTATTGTAACAGAACAGGGAATGTTTGAACTACGAGACCTTGCGCCTATGACAGATGCGGTGAAAATTCAGCAAGCCTTTGATGAGATGGCAGATATGGCTCAACTCTTTGTTGAGTATCCGCATTTTAGCATGGGAGCAACAGTTGATATTGCACCGGCCATGAAGCGGTTGGACTTGGAGGCAGATCTCAATATTCCTGAAATCTTAGCCGTTAAAAAGGTGTTAGAAGTCTCAAAAGAATTAGCAGATTTTTACCAGCAATTGGAAAATGTCCAGTTGAGTCAATTGCCGTCCTTGTTTGAAAAAATTGAGCTATTTCCCCATATCCAAGGCAGTTTACAAGCTATTAACAATGCGGGGTTTGTAGAGGATTTTGCTAGTGAGAAATTAGCCAAGATTCGCAGGAATATTCGGGAATCAGAAGATCAAATTAGACAGATTTTACAGGATATGCTGAAAACCAAGAGCGATATGCTGACAGATACCGTTCTAGCTAGTCGGAATGGTCGCAATGTTTTGCCAGTTAAAAATACCTACCGCAATCGTATTTCAGGTGTGGTGCATGATATTTCTGCTTCTGGATCGACCGTTTATATTGAACCTCGTGCGGTCGTTTCCTTGAATGAGGAAATGACCCATGCCAAGGCAGAAGAACGCCATGAAATCAGTCGTATTTTGCAAGAATTATCTGCTATCCTTCGGCCAAATAGCCGCGTCATTCGCAACAATGCTTGGATTATTGGACACCTTGATCTAATCCGTGCCAAGCATGTATTTGCTAGGACATATCAGGCGAGCATTCCTAATCTATCCTTGTCAAAAGATATTGCCCTATTAAATGTTCGGCATCCACTTCTCGCTCATCCTGTTTCCAATGACCTGTATTTCAAAGAAGATTTGACAGCGATTGTCATTACTGGTCCCAACACAGGTGGTAAGACGATTATGTTGAAAACGCTAGGTCTAACTCATCTCATGGCCCAGTCTGGTTTGCCAATCTTAGCAGATAAGGGCAGTCGAGTTGGTTTGTTCCATGAAATGTTTGCGGATATTGGTGATGAGCAATCGATTGAGCAGAGTTTATCAACCTTCTCCAGTCATATGACCCATACGGTTGATATTTTAGCACGGGCTGACCAAGATTCTCTTATCTTATTTGACGAATTGGGAGCAGGAACGGACCCACAGGAGGGAGCGTCGCTTGCCATGGCCATTTTAGAAGATTTGCGCTTACGAGGCATTAAAACAATGGCAACAACCCATTATCCTGAGTTAAAAGCCTACGGGATTGAGACAATTGGTGTGGAAAATGCCAGCATGGAATTTGATAGCCAGAGCCTGCGGCCAACTTACAAATTTATGCAGGGTGTTCCAGGACGTTCCAATGCCTTTGAGATTGCAAAGCGTCTCGGCTTATCAACAGCTATTATCAGGGATGCGGAAAACATGACCAGCACCGATAGTGATGTGAATCACATTATTGAAAAGCTAGAAGCGCAAACAGTAGAAAGTCGTAAGCGTTTAGATACCATTCGTGAAGTCGAGCAGGAAAATCTCAAGATGAACCGAGCCTTGAAGAAACTCTATCACGAATTTTCACGAGAAAAAGAAACAGAGTTAAATAAGGCACGTTTAGAGGCACAAGAGATTGTGACCATGGCGCTAGCAGAAAGTGATGAGATTCTGAAAAATCTTCACAGCCAGGCTAGCTTGAAGCCACACCAAATCATTGAAGCCAAAAGCAAGCTGAAAAAATTAGCACCAGAAGTGGTTGACCTTTCTAAAAACAAGGTCTTGAAAAAAGCGAAAAAAGAAAAGGCTGCGCGCGTGGGAGATGATATTTTAGTGACCAGCTATGGACAGCGAGGCACTTTGACCAAGCAGTTAAAAGACGGACGTTGGGAAGCCCAAGTTGGTTTGATTAAGATGACCCTAAAAGCAGATGAATTTACCCTTGTTAAGGCTGAAAAAGAAGAAAAGCTAAAACAAAAACAGGTCCATGTGGTCAAACGAACGGCTGGTAAAGGGCCAAAGGCCCGTCTTGATTTACGTGGCAAACGCTATGAAGAAGCCATGCAGGAATTGGATGAATTTATTGATCAGGCCTTGCTGAACAATCTGTCTCAGGTTGATATTATCCACGGTATCGGGACAGGTGTCATCCGTGAGGGAGTGACCAAGTATCTTCGCCGCAACAAGCAGGTTAAAGAATTTGGCTATGCCCCGCAGAATGCTGGAGGCAGCGGTGCTACCATTGTGACCTTTAAATAGGACAGAGACTGAGACAGAAGTGTCTAGCCTCAACTCCTTTATAGGTTTAACAGTTTGACTTATATCAATAGTCAGGGGAGTGACTATTGATACCTGAGCCTAGAAATAAGAAAGCGAAATTGACAAAATCGATTTCTGTGAAATACCGATTTTGTCTTACTCCCCAAATTTCTACTCTTGAGAATGAGGCTGGACGCAAGTCCAGCTTTTCTTATGAGAGTTGTCAAAACATTTTGAGTGGCATCTGGTTTTCAGGAAATTTGTTTTAAAACGCCAAAGATAGTTTATACTTAATGAAAATTAAAGTTAGCTTTTTTGCGACCTACTTAGACGGTTCGGACGTATTTTGGTCTGTCTCCCCCTCAACATCTTTTTTCAATGAATTTTAGTTCATTTCATCCCTGGTGAGGGGGTAGAAAACTTGTTGATTTAAGTTGACTTTTTAAAGTGCAAAGTGCTATAATTAAATATAATTGCAAACGATATAATAGGAGGGATATACTATGAATAATCAATTTCATAAGTATGCAATTCGCACACTTGCGGTTGGAGTGGCATCGGTTACAATAGGTTTAACAGGTGTTTCTCATGTATCAGCTGATACAGAGCCAGCTAATTCGGTAACAATGGAGGATACAGTCGAGACGAGGATTCCGATTCCGTATACGACTGAATATATAACGGATTTTAATTTATTAAGCGGTGAAGAGATCATAGAACAAGCTGGGGTTGATGGTTATAAGGATGCGGCGACAGGTGAGATTCTTCAAGAACCTGTGACAAAAATTATTCGACAGGGAATGGCTCAAAAGATTGGGTTAGAAGTTACACCTGTTCATGTTGTAGGGTATGGAGAAAATAATGATGCACTTTTAGATCCTGAGAAGGCGGCAGATCCATTTGCATACGATGAACTTTATGATGAACAGAGATATTTTCATGGACTTTCGGGTGATCTTAGACCTATAGAGTTGAAAGATATGAATGGGAAACCTGTTGTTGCCACCTTGGATAAAGAAGTTCCCTTCCCTCAGTATGAGACTCGAACCGTGACCTTGCCTAAATTTGCAGTAGATGCAGATGGAAAAGAGTATATATTAGCAACGTTTGATGCTTCAGAATACGGTACTGGAACAGATGAGTCATATTTTATTCCTTCATCTTACTACCCGACGTGGAGTTTTGAGAATATAGAAAAATATGCACGGAATATAAATGAGGGGATTGAAAATAAATTACCAAGTGATATAACGTATAATTTTTATAGCGGTGGAAAAGTGGAATTTGATGCGTCGGCGTCTGATACTGTTG
Protein-coding sequences here:
- a CDS encoding ATP-dependent RecD-like DNA helicase, producing the protein MSEFYFTGTIDRIIFENPSNFYKILLLEIDDTDSDYEDYDIIVTGTIADVIEGEDYQFYGHLVTHPKYGQQLQITRYERSKPTAAGLIKYFSSEQFKGIGRKTAEKIVELYGENTIDHILAEPEKLTQITGLSAKHRQAFLEKLHFNYGTEVTLAKLAEYGIPNKLAFQIQDHYKEKTLDAITENPYQLVEDIQGLGFTIADRIAENLGIANDSPQRFRAAMLFSLLHQSMETGDTYVEARDLLEHTLEVLETARQIELDPALVAQELTGLIQDGKVQQIDTKIFDNSLFFAEQGIHKQLNRLLEKQEVQTFSAEKIDQAIAEVEEQSSFQYDTIQKQAIHQALNNPLFILTGGPGTGKTTVINGIISIYAMLHGINLTKITGDCPILLAAPTGRAARRMNELTGLPSATIHRHLGLTEGQEESYRDEYLDAEFIIIDEFSMVDTWLANQLFQHISSNTQVLIVGDAEQLPSVSPGQVLADLLKIPAIPSITLEKIFRQSDDSTIVTLANHIRQGQLPVDFREKKADRSYFEAQNEQIPALIDRIVSAAVQSGIKAQEVQILAPMYRGQAGIDQLNITTQALLNPLKEGQIEFLQNDVHFRQGDRVIHLVNDTEANVFNGDLGYITDLLPAKYTDSKQDELTINFDGSEVVYPRNEWYKITLAYAMSIHKSQGSEFQVVILPITRTSYRMLQRNLLYTAITRSKSKLILLGDYSAFDYAVKNAGTTRKTYLKERFDTGHAELPHETAPISTEEEDKPEAYLLTEENLLTIDPMIGLTEEDIQAFFKK
- the lepB gene encoding signal peptidase I yields the protein MKRFLKEWGLFSLVTIFIILSKIFLWNLVSVEGHSMDPTLYDNEQLVLLKVGDVNRFDIVVASETDDSGKEKLIVKRIIGLPGDTIHYENDTLYINGEQVPEPYLDEYKAAFAQDKLQSTYSYNKSFQERAQAAQAFTQDEHFNPTFTTQVPDGQYYLLGDDRLVSLDSRSVGTFKRTNIKGKIVFRIWPIKRIKSF
- the rnhC gene encoding ribonuclease HIII: MNNLVITIDNYQKQQLQAQYANYQLPNNNPYVEAFFKVDGVSITLYQSGKLMFQGEKAGSLAQNWGYQEKEPPRPQTQSQQVPMIGTDEVGNGSYFGGLAVVASFVTTSDHAFLKSLGVDDSKRLTDQKICQIAPVLKEKITHQALLLTPKKYNEVIEKGYNAVSVKVALHNQAIFLLLQKGVQPQEIVIDAFTSKKNYNRYLAQESNHFLNPVTLEEKAEGKYLAVAVSSIIARAMFLENLAQLGQTVGRKLPSGAGKQSDHVARDILSQFGMAGLEQTAKLHFANTQKAQALLSHRK
- the zapA gene encoding cell division protein ZapA, whose amino-acid sequence is MANLNRYKFTFGEKQLTLTTEHDNLFMEEIERIAQEKYQAIKEKMPTADSETLALLLAINALSVQLKRELEHEKVEAELASVKEKVLKKNVTLLDLDELEDPS
- a CDS encoding CvpA family protein, whose translation is MITLLLFVILAWSFYIGYSRGLVLQSYYTFASILSLIIAASQYKKLVSLLYLWVPFATAGQGASTYYFDSKYLFSLDKIFYAGLAFFLIYAVVYLFMRILGLLVHLLRFVDPDTTVTNVISGVLAMVVTVISLQLLLTIAGTIPLAVVQDALHKSWLANAIIQHTPIMTGLLRKLWLAGLG
- a CDS encoding endonuclease MutS2; translated protein: MNQKIMETLEFHKVKALLEPFIVTEQGMFELRDLAPMTDAVKIQQAFDEMADMAQLFVEYPHFSMGATVDIAPAMKRLDLEADLNIPEILAVKKVLEVSKELADFYQQLENVQLSQLPSLFEKIELFPHIQGSLQAINNAGFVEDFASEKLAKIRRNIRESEDQIRQILQDMLKTKSDMLTDTVLASRNGRNVLPVKNTYRNRISGVVHDISASGSTVYIEPRAVVSLNEEMTHAKAEERHEISRILQELSAILRPNSRVIRNNAWIIGHLDLIRAKHVFARTYQASIPNLSLSKDIALLNVRHPLLAHPVSNDLYFKEDLTAIVITGPNTGGKTIMLKTLGLTHLMAQSGLPILADKGSRVGLFHEMFADIGDEQSIEQSLSTFSSHMTHTVDILARADQDSLILFDELGAGTDPQEGASLAMAILEDLRLRGIKTMATTHYPELKAYGIETIGVENASMEFDSQSLRPTYKFMQGVPGRSNAFEIAKRLGLSTAIIRDAENMTSTDSDVNHIIEKLEAQTVESRKRLDTIREVEQENLKMNRALKKLYHEFSREKETELNKARLEAQEIVTMALAESDEILKNLHSQASLKPHQIIEAKSKLKKLAPEVVDLSKNKVLKKAKKEKAARVGDDILVTSYGQRGTLTKQLKDGRWEAQVGLIKMTLKADEFTLVKAEKEEKLKQKQVHVVKRTAGKGPKARLDLRGKRYEEAMQELDEFIDQALLNNLSQVDIIHGIGTGVIREGVTKYLRRNKQVKEFGYAPQNAGGSGATIVTFK